The Branchiostoma floridae strain S238N-H82 chromosome 1, Bfl_VNyyK, whole genome shotgun sequence sequence tactgtatttgattAAGGGAAGTTGAATTTCAACTGCTCCGGTTTCTTCACTAGTCGCTGTGTCACTTCCCTGCACTTCTTCTTGGCGTCGTCAGGCGTCTGTCCGTACGTCCAAACCTTCGCAAACTCCACCTTACCATGGAGAAACTCGTCATCGAAAGACATCATCCAGGTGATCTTGACGTCAGAGTCTTCCTTTAAGATTTCTGCCTCGAGCAGGTTGACCATGTCTCGGACCTTCCCCGTGAAGTTGTTGTGGACTTGGAGAGGCAGGTTGAGAGCGGCCCGGCCCGTGGGTACAGGCAGGGCGGGACGGACCCCGCAGCACAGCCCGAGGAGCGCCTGTAGCTGCACCCGTCCCGACAGGCAGGCCGCGTACAGGCCGCTCAGATTCCCGGACATCCGGGCATTCACCTCGATCAACTTGATCTGTGGGTACAAGTTTGAACAGTGTTAGAATAGACATATATAGACATGGTATTCATTGACGAGAACATGGTATTCATGAACTAGAATTACAGTATgtgtacaatgctaaactttcttccaacagaaAGCTATACACGAATCAAATGTTcaaccactgtcaccttcttcaggatcggTAATGTCGCCAATTAATTCCAAACATAAACTCGCAAGAGTTACAAATACGTGACTCTATTCACGTCACTTGATCTTGTgaatacgtgacgtcagcaatcggtcaaacgtgccaggaagtttttaccgcccaccgtctctgttacGTGATGGTTAGAGTGCCCTTATTgttcctgaagaaggcaacagtggttgttgaaaatttgactCGTGCATACCTTGTCGTTGGAAGAAAGCTTAGcactgtactatgattactaccaacacggATGAGATTAATTGATATCTACTGTGTTTATTTTGGGAAAACGAATACCTGTCCGTCGGCCAGAATGAAGTACTCCACGTGCACGAACTGGTTGTTGAAGCCGCGCTCCACCATCCTGCCCACTACCTTATCAAACCCGCCCCACAGTCGCCTCTGGATCACTTCTGTGGACGGCATCAAACAACATTCATCAGGGGAGATCATCTGTACGTGTAATGTTCAttatcatagtacaatgctaaaactttttccaacacaaaggtaaacacggatcaaatttttctTACGAATCGGATTACTTGAACACAAACTCCTAAGCTCACTTCAGTGAGAAATCTCTCAACACATTCACATTGAAACACCGAGTTATACCGTTTCAATGGACACAGTCCATACAAATACCTGACACTGAACATGACAAGTTTGTAAGGGGTATGAAGAAGGCCAGCCAtgactgaacagagacggtgggttatgtaaacttcctggcacgtttgatcaattgctgacgtcacgtatccgcacaATCACGTGTCTGTGACCCTCACGAGCTTACTTTTCAGATGTGATTGGTGATTGTTGTGGAAGCTAACGTACGTGTGGGTGTGCTTGTGCACGTGCTCACCTGATAGGGTAGAGGGCATGTAGCTTCCTTGGAAGGGGATGTCCTGTCCCGGCCAGTGGAGGCTGTCAGAGATGGCCCAGTGGAGGATCTCTTTGTTGTAGACACATCCCTCCACACACACCTACGTGTAATGTATGCACAGACATTAGCTCATGGCTGCTTCCCTTCAGCCAATGAGAAGACCCCGTTTTTTCTATGGTTATAAGCACGAGACTGTTTCATGCGAATGAGGAAAAAGTGTGGTGATATCATCCAGAAGTGTTCTAATATCAGAAGGAAAAGTGTAACCTATTTTCGACCGATCCTCGCCTATCTTGCACTCTATCTTGGGAGTAGAATTTCGTCATCTGCTCACTGACCCATACCTGCATTTCCCACTTATTAGACAGTAGTCACCCAATGGAAAACCACTTAACACCAGTCTTCTATGCTGACCATCTGACAAGCTGTGGGAAGATAAACTATCTATAGACTGACCATGGGATCTTACTTCTACAGCATGTCAAGCAATAAGTAAGATAAGTAACAATTTACAAAACTGATGAAGCTGAGAAtcttcggggaagtatgccatggCCTAAATTAGATGACCGATATGGCCTTGCTTAGATTTCTGTGTATAACACTAGTCCCGCTACCTTGGGGGTTTCTagtctacccccccccccctttttctaCTGGTGTTGTATACAGAAATATCGGCTTGCCTATCGCCCATCTATTACtatcaaaatgtacaatgaatatCCCATTAAGATATCTTGAACTCAATCGTATCTTAGTGCCAGTGATTTGCATTTGCCTTACTTTaaagaaaactagagttccacgaacacatacctttgccaaataaaccaggtttgttaggtagaatgatgtctgtagacaaatgcgttactcatttcatttcatttcaagattatatgcttggagttggtttataaaatttcggcattgattatgcaaattagatcccaagttacaattaattgatatcagcataccaaaaatcacgatgatcctttgatccattcttgaatTATTCTCTTTTCAAGTCTTTGAATAcccctcttactctcttccctctttctcagttacatatgtgacaactttgaaagtactacaatgtataatggaatgctgtggatttatgaacttttcctaatcagttatgcaaattagctgttaatttgcataattagtatcacattatataagtcttcacttaggctatttacatgccaaaaatcatgacgatccgtcaacacgttcatattttctcattaattatgcaaatgaggtcatcatttgcatgataaatatgtattgacatttctctctttctcagctacatatgtgacaagtttaaaagtcctaacatggaatgtagtggatttatataatgtcctcattaattatgcaaattagctgttgatttgcataattggtatctcattttgtatgtcttcacttacgctacctacataccaaaaaacatgatgatccgtcaacatcttcatattttctcattaattatgcaaatgagatcatcatttgcataattgatatctattgacatttccctccttcccagctacatatgtgacaagtttcaaagtcctatcatagaatgcagtggattcataaactttcttcattaattatgcaaattagctgttgatttgcataattagtattccataatgtaagtcaacactcattctatctacataccaaaaatcaagaagatccgtcaacacgttgtagagatattctcatccaaagtttgaaaggaaaccggcgcctgcagttccaaataagccgctaggggcccaaactcacagaaCTTTTTCTCTCCCCCCCgggctatctaccacacaaaaatcatgaccacagcatgtccagaacatgagatataaaaaattgagtttccgctgcagtaccttagcaagccgctatggggcccattatcgatcttgaccttcgttttcccgacccctacccacctaccaaatatcatcaggatccatccaaggcttcttgagttatggatTGCTCCtgacccacacacacacacacNNNNNNNNNNNNNNNNNNNNNNNNNNNNNNNNNNNNNNNNNNNNNNNNNNNNNNNNNNNNNNNNNNNNNNNNNNNNNNNNNNNNNNNNNNNNNNNNNNNNcccttctggagttatggaaaagtccttttacccacAAATCCTACCTATTTTGCTAACTGGTTGGTATGGTCCAGCGCCAGTCTGGAAACTGACATGTGGGGTCAGGGAGTCTGACCCCTGGGCCTCAGGAACCGTCAACTGTCAGGTACAGCTGCACTggtggaatcaaccaaaccaggctggggggttgtaatgcttcagaagtttttgacaagaatgccccggctatccctaaactagctgctagggggcccaaacttatgtcactaactcctgagcacaagagctagaTATAACACCCAAAGTTCGTGACCATACCATGtttagaagatgagaaaacacccccggaagttgcgctgcagtaccaagggaagccgctaggggacccatcaTCGAACTCCCCCtccgttttccagacccctacccacccaccaaatatcatcagcgtccgtcgaagtcttctcgagttctGCTGTCCacggacaaaagtttgcaagtaaACCGGTGCCTGCACTTccaagaaagccgctagggggcccaaactcgcagcaatcactctctgctttaaggggtccctaccgctcaaaaatcacgaccgcagcatgtccagaacgcgagatatcaagcatggaggttccgctgcagtaccttagcaagccgctagggggcccattatcgaactcccccttcgttctccagacccctacccacccaccaaatatcagctgcatccgtcgcagtcttctcgagttatgctgttcacaaacagggggaaaacacacaaccgGACCGAAAGTATAACCTtatgccattctggcaaaggtaataaaaaacAGTTCTTTTCAAAACGGTGTGAGTTCTTTGTCCCTTGTTCAATTCTGCCATTGCTACTATTTGTACTTTTCAATGC is a genomic window containing:
- the LOC118418971 gene encoding uncharacterized protein LOC118418971, with protein sequence MVHVVTMALCALLKTCFVRKVIFSYLQEGESLLDYFYRLKEVVTGNDVDVVLAIYDIATLVQSALVREFPNRLEGPSVESSFLAYHKVYTSQCLDPDTDPSSHGVLDLDSETLLEDAGVLLKRVGLPAFAKVPCGDGSIGVWKISSGDQLADVLGAVRRLNGLHFSQNQHSCSTTFMRDFLQKVLDVDHYPMVLRDTIIVEPYIDAPAKVCVEGCVYNKEILHWAISDSLHWPGQDIPFQGSYMPSTLSEVIQRRLWGGFDKVVGRMVERGFNNQFVHVEYFILADGQIKLIEVNARMSGNLSGLYAACLSGRVQLQALLGLCCGVRPALPVPTGRAALNLPLQVHNNFTGKVRDMVNLLEAEILKEDSDVKITWMMSFDDEFLHGKVEFAKVWTYGQTPDDAKKKCREVTQRLVKKPEQLKFNFP